Proteins from one Clostridium cellulovorans 743B genomic window:
- a CDS encoding GNAT family N-acetyltransferase, which yields MQIELRELERKDYDKAIEFAIEGMHFNRYTENKKELYMYGKYFLYMEMQRATQMIAAYMGKKLVGLVLADVKGEPKSYRSIWKGLYVKIMELIMKIIGKGRASSYEEANRKMLQNYKKKADVDGEICFVAADPNIQGKGIGSYMMKELEQREAGKLLYLFTDSNCTYHFYEHRGFQQVGSQDIMLQLGRKEVPLTCFLFSKQMMCRNEVE from the coding sequence ATGCAGATTGAATTAAGAGAATTAGAAAGAAAAGATTATGATAAGGCAATCGAATTTGCTATAGAGGGAATGCACTTTAATCGGTACACAGAAAATAAAAAAGAACTTTATATGTACGGGAAATATTTTTTATATATGGAAATGCAAAGAGCAACACAAATGATAGCTGCATATATGGGAAAAAAACTTGTTGGCTTAGTATTAGCTGATGTGAAGGGAGAACCGAAAAGCTATAGATCCATTTGGAAAGGTCTCTATGTAAAAATCATGGAGTTAATTATGAAAATTATAGGGAAAGGCCGAGCTTCTTCTTATGAGGAGGCAAACAGGAAAATGCTTCAGAATTATAAGAAGAAAGCAGATGTTGATGGTGAAATATGTTTTGTAGCTGCAGATCCAAATATACAGGGAAAAGGTATAGGGTCTTACATGATGAAAGAACTGGAGCAACGAGAAGCCGGCAAGCTGTTATATCTATTCACGGACAGCAACTGCACGTATCATTTTTATGAACATCGTGGATTTCAGCAAGTGGGAAGTCAAGATATAATGCTACAGCTTGGAAGGAAAGAAGTTCCACTGACATGTTTTTTGTTTAGCAAACAAATGATGTGTAGAAATGAGGTTGAATAA
- a CDS encoding acyltransferase family protein has product MSMLVKEEVNTGRQFEFDVAKTFAIFFMVIVHVSDNISVLDSSIMTQSFLHLVIEFFGAPMAAPMFMFAMGVGMVYTKHDSSKGFVKRGVKLIFMGYALNFFRETLLMLIANGMGLETNYKKALIDTIGTIDILQFAGMVFLLVALMKKLSLKPWMMLCVAFALQAFGTLFIGSFDSDPKAVQYVWGLMFYTNHYIAFPATLWLVYPVMGVCFAYLLRRVSDKDNFYRRVLWISVVALISVTVGSIALGTDVRCYFVSVGDSYYQQSFISTLWIASIIGVSISIYYYLSCFIEGRLQNTVKYISINLNTIYIMQWLLISYSIAVKEILGLGNLAGCWVIPIGVLISIVCMILTWGWNHMKQHKFIIYIGCKYKNIS; this is encoded by the coding sequence ATGTCTATGCTAGTAAAGGAAGAAGTAAATACTGGGAGACAGTTTGAATTTGATGTAGCAAAGACTTTTGCAATCTTTTTTATGGTCATCGTTCATGTCAGTGACAATATCAGTGTATTGGACAGCAGTATTATGACACAAAGCTTTTTACATTTGGTTATTGAATTTTTCGGAGCACCTATGGCTGCACCAATGTTCATGTTTGCCATGGGAGTAGGGATGGTATATACAAAACATGATTCTTCAAAGGGATTTGTCAAGCGTGGTGTTAAGCTAATTTTTATGGGATATGCATTGAACTTTTTTAGAGAAACTTTGCTCATGCTGATTGCAAATGGAATGGGATTGGAAACGAACTATAAAAAGGCATTGATTGATACTATCGGAACCATAGATATATTGCAGTTTGCAGGAATGGTATTTCTCCTTGTGGCATTGATGAAAAAGTTATCCTTAAAGCCTTGGATGATGCTGTGTGTAGCTTTTGCTCTTCAGGCGTTTGGAACTCTTTTTATAGGCTCCTTTGATTCCGATCCTAAAGCAGTACAGTATGTTTGGGGGCTGATGTTCTATACAAATCACTATATCGCATTTCCTGCAACCCTTTGGTTGGTATATCCAGTTATGGGGGTTTGCTTTGCGTATCTGCTTCGACGAGTTAGTGATAAAGATAATTTTTATAGAAGAGTGCTGTGGATTAGTGTTGTAGCATTAATCAGTGTTACAGTGGGAAGCATTGCTCTGGGAACTGACGTCAGATGCTATTTTGTCAGTGTAGGAGATTCCTATTATCAGCAGAGTTTTATCAGCACTCTCTGGATTGCAAGCATCATAGGGGTTTCTATATCTATATACTATTATCTTTCATGTTTCATTGAAGGAAGATTGCAAAATACCGTGAAATATATATCAATAAATCTAAATACAATCTATATAATGCAATGGCTTCTAATTAGCTATAGTATAGCTGTAAAGGAAATCTTAGGACTTGGTAACCTTGCAGGGTGTTGGGTTATTCCAATTGGCGTATTGATTTCTATTGTCTGTATGATTTTAACTTGGGGTTGGAACCATATGAAACAACATAAGTTTATTATATATATAGGATGTAAGTATAAAAATATAAGTTAA
- a CDS encoding AraC family transcriptional regulator, with protein MKYLDYKENRQHGTFDFPIAFYHVSPSHPRYNMPYHWHTEYEIIRIISGEFLLTLNGNELKLKTGDLAFIHAGILHGGTPIDCVYECIVFDMKSLLKVNSTCSKQIQDIIHNSKVINSLLPTDNLELQTVCNYLFESMAQKKLGYELVTQGSLYHLLGIILEHRLYSTPKEATSKNQQRINQFKNVLSLIEQQYPDPLTLEDLSKAAGMTPKYFCRFFRGMTQRSPIDYLNYYRIESSCEQLVSTNESITEIALNCGFNDISYFIKTFKKYKGVTPKQYLKDYHAY; from the coding sequence ATGAAATACTTGGATTATAAAGAGAATAGACAACACGGAACCTTTGACTTTCCTATAGCCTTTTATCACGTATCACCTTCGCACCCTAGATATAACATGCCTTATCATTGGCATACAGAATATGAGATTATTCGAATTATCAGCGGAGAATTTTTATTGACCCTTAACGGAAATGAATTGAAATTAAAGACAGGTGACCTTGCATTTATTCATGCTGGAATTCTCCATGGTGGAACTCCAATTGATTGTGTTTATGAATGTATAGTTTTCGATATGAAATCATTATTGAAAGTTAATAGTACTTGCAGTAAACAAATTCAGGATATAATACATAATTCAAAGGTCATTAATTCCCTTTTGCCAACAGATAATTTAGAACTACAGACAGTCTGTAATTATCTATTTGAATCAATGGCTCAAAAGAAACTTGGCTATGAACTTGTCACTCAAGGCTCTTTATATCATCTATTAGGGATAATTTTAGAACATCGCTTATACAGTACTCCTAAAGAAGCTACCTCCAAAAATCAACAAAGGATTAATCAATTTAAAAATGTGCTTTCTTTGATAGAACAACAATATCCCGACCCCCTAACTTTAGAGGATTTATCAAAAGCAGCTGGCATGACTCCAAAATATTTTTGCCGCTTTTTCCGTGGCATGACTCAAAGATCACCTATTGATTATTTAAACTATTATAGAATTGAATCTTCTTGCGAACAGCTTGTTTCCACTAATGAATCAATAACAGAAATCGCTTTAAATTGTGGCTTTAATGATATAAGCTATTTTATTAAGACCTTTAAAAAGTATAAAGGAGTAACTCCAAAGCAATATTTGAAGGATTATCATGCTTATTAA
- a CDS encoding L-fucose isomerase gives MAKSRLIGDYPVIGIRPTIDGRRGVLKVRESLEEQTMNMAKAAAELFTKNLKYSNGEPVKVVIADTTIGRVAEAAACADKFRKEGVDVTLTVTPCWCYGAETMDMDPMTIKGVWGFNGTERPGAVYLASVLATHAQKGLPAFGIYGHDVQNADDTEIPEDVKEKLLRFGRAAVAAASMRGKSYLQIGSICMGIGGSIIDPAFIEEYLGMRVESVDEVEIIRRMTEGVYDEAEFQRALAWTKEKCIEGFDKNPADVQKTREEKDADWEFVVKMMCIIKDLMNGNPNLPAGCEEEMVGHNAIAAGFQGQRQWTDFYPNCDFPEALLNTSFDWDGAREPYILATENDVLNGIGMLFGKLLTNTAQIFADVRTYWSPEAVKKATGYELEGVAKESDGFIHLINSGAACLDACGEAKDENGNGIMKPWYDITDKDQDAILKATTWNAADNGYFRGGGYSSRFLTNAEMPVTMMRLNLVKGLGPVLQLVEGHTVNLPEEVSDKLWKRTDYTWPCTWFAPRLTGTGAFKSAYDVMNNWGANHGAICYGHIGADIITLCSILRIPVSMHNVPEEKVFRPAAWNAFGMDKEGQDYRACAAYGPMYK, from the coding sequence ATGGCAAAAAGTAGATTAATTGGAGACTATCCTGTAATCGGTATCAGACCAACTATTGATGGTAGAAGAGGTGTATTAAAGGTTAGAGAATCTCTAGAAGAACAAACAATGAATATGGCAAAGGCGGCAGCAGAGCTTTTTACTAAAAACTTAAAATATTCAAACGGAGAACCAGTTAAAGTTGTTATTGCAGATACTACTATTGGACGTGTAGCAGAAGCAGCAGCTTGTGCAGATAAATTTAGAAAAGAGGGTGTAGATGTTACTCTTACAGTAACTCCTTGTTGGTGCTATGGTGCAGAAACAATGGATATGGACCCTATGACTATCAAAGGAGTATGGGGCTTTAATGGTACAGAAAGACCAGGTGCAGTTTACTTAGCATCAGTTTTAGCTACTCATGCTCAAAAGGGACTTCCTGCCTTCGGTATATATGGACATGATGTTCAAAATGCTGATGACACAGAAATTCCAGAAGACGTAAAGGAAAAATTATTAAGATTCGGTAGAGCAGCAGTTGCAGCAGCTTCTATGAGAGGTAAATCTTACTTGCAAATCGGATCAATTTGTATGGGTATTGGCGGTTCAATTATCGATCCAGCATTCATCGAAGAATATCTTGGCATGAGAGTAGAATCTGTTGATGAAGTAGAAATCATCAGAAGAATGACAGAAGGAGTTTATGATGAAGCTGAATTCCAAAGAGCTTTAGCATGGACAAAAGAAAAATGTATAGAAGGCTTTGATAAAAACCCAGCAGATGTTCAAAAGACAAGAGAAGAAAAAGATGCAGATTGGGAATTCGTTGTTAAGATGATGTGCATTATCAAAGATTTAATGAACGGAAATCCAAATCTTCCAGCTGGTTGTGAAGAAGAAATGGTTGGACACAATGCTATAGCAGCAGGTTTCCAAGGGCAAAGACAATGGACAGACTTCTATCCAAATTGTGACTTCCCAGAAGCTTTATTAAATACTTCCTTTGATTGGGATGGTGCAAGAGAACCATATATTCTTGCAACTGAAAATGACGTATTAAACGGTATCGGAATGTTGTTTGGAAAATTATTGACTAATACGGCTCAAATCTTTGCTGACGTTCGTACTTATTGGAGTCCAGAAGCAGTAAAGAAAGCAACAGGCTATGAACTTGAAGGTGTTGCAAAGGAATCAGATGGGTTCATTCATTTAATCAATTCAGGGGCTGCTTGTCTTGATGCTTGTGGAGAAGCTAAGGACGAAAACGGAAACGGAATAATGAAACCTTGGTATGACATTACAGATAAAGATCAAGATGCTATCTTAAAGGCAACTACTTGGAATGCAGCTGATAATGGTTACTTTAGAGGCGGTGGATATTCTTCAAGATTCTTAACAAACGCAGAAATGCCTGTAACAATGATGAGATTAAACCTAGTTAAAGGTTTAGGACCAGTGCTTCAATTAGTAGAAGGACACACTGTAAATCTTCCAGAAGAAGTTTCAGATAAACTTTGGAAGAGAACTGATTATACATGGCCATGTACATGGTTTGCGCCAAGATTAACAGGAACTGGAGCATTTAAATCAGCTTATGATGTTATGAATAACTGGGGAGCAAATCACGGAGCAATCTGTTATGGACACATTGGAGCAGATATTATAACTTTATGTTCTATCTTAAGAATACCAGTATCAATGCATAATGTACCAGAAGAAAAAGTATTTAGACCAGCAGCTTGGAATGCTTTTGGAATGGATAAAGAAGGACAAGATTACAGAGCTTGTGCAGCATACGGTCCAATGTATAAATAG
- a CDS encoding rhamnulokinase, translating to MNVANSEKKVLAFDFGASSGRAILGTFNGKTIETEEIHRFSNDPVTVNGTMYWDILRLLFEIKQSLIKAKQYGRIHSIGIDTWGVDFGLLDKEGMLLENPVHYRDSRTNGMLEKSFEKINKEEFYSITGNQFMEINTAFQLLALKEKREHLLERTETMLLTPDLLNYFLTGEKVTEYSIATTTQLFDAKERTWSKKVIKDLNLPEKIFTKVVPSGTVIGTLSEAIREELQIENTDVVAVAGHDTQCALVSVPTNEKDFVFLSCGTWSLLGTELDEPIIDEKSSSYNITNEGGYGNKISFLKNIIGLWLVQESRRQWIREGKEFSFGELEKMAQGAKAFQCFIDPDDPIFVPAGNIPKRIQEYCLRTNQYVPKNEAEIVRCINESLAFKYRYSLEELKACTQKEYNTIYMVGGGIQSKLLCQLTANACQCNVSAGPIEATVLGNMAIQLMAKGEITDLQEAREVIKTSQDIAYYSYEESELWNEMYKKFKSYLE from the coding sequence ATGAATGTAGCTAATTCAGAAAAAAAAGTATTGGCTTTTGACTTTGGAGCTTCCAGTGGAAGAGCTATTCTTGGAACCTTTAATGGAAAAACTATAGAAACAGAGGAGATTCATAGATTTTCCAATGATCCTGTAACGGTAAATGGTACTATGTATTGGGATATATTAAGGTTATTATTTGAGATAAAGCAAAGTCTAATAAAAGCAAAGCAATATGGAAGAATTCATAGCATAGGAATAGATACCTGGGGTGTTGATTTTGGACTTCTAGATAAAGAAGGAATGCTTTTAGAAAATCCTGTACATTACAGGGATAGTAGAACTAATGGAATGCTGGAAAAGAGCTTTGAAAAAATAAATAAAGAGGAATTTTATTCTATAACCGGCAATCAGTTTATGGAGATAAATACAGCTTTCCAACTTTTAGCCTTAAAGGAGAAGCGAGAGCATCTTCTTGAAAGAACTGAGACTATGCTTTTAACTCCAGACTTACTTAATTATTTCTTAACTGGAGAAAAGGTAACAGAATATTCCATTGCAACAACAACTCAACTTTTTGATGCAAAGGAAAGAACTTGGTCAAAGAAGGTTATAAAAGACTTAAACTTACCAGAAAAGATATTCACTAAAGTTGTGCCAAGTGGGACTGTGATTGGAACTTTGTCAGAAGCAATAAGAGAAGAACTTCAAATAGAAAATACAGATGTTGTTGCCGTTGCAGGTCATGACACACAATGTGCTTTAGTATCTGTACCAACAAATGAAAAGGATTTTGTATTCCTAAGCTGTGGAACTTGGTCTCTTCTCGGTACAGAACTGGATGAACCAATTATCGATGAAAAATCCAGTTCTTACAATATCACTAACGAAGGTGGATATGGCAATAAAATATCTTTTCTAAAAAATATCATTGGCTTATGGTTGGTACAAGAAAGTAGAAGACAGTGGATAAGAGAAGGAAAAGAGTTTAGCTTTGGAGAACTTGAAAAAATGGCTCAAGGCGCTAAGGCATTCCAATGCTTTATCGATCCTGATGATCCAATATTTGTACCAGCAGGAAACATACCAAAGAGAATTCAAGAATACTGCTTAAGGACTAATCAATATGTGCCAAAGAATGAAGCAGAAATAGTAAGGTGTATCAATGAAAGTCTTGCTTTTAAATATAGATATTCTTTAGAGGAATTAAAAGCCTGTACCCAAAAAGAATATAACACCATTTACATGGTTGGCGGTGGCATACAAAGTAAGTTATTATGTCAGTTAACTGCCAACGCATGTCAATGTAATGTTTCAGCAGGACCAATTGAGGCAACAGTCCTTGGTAATATGGCTATTCAATTAATGGCTAAGGGTGAGATAACGGATTTACAAGAAGCAAGAGAAGTTATAAAAACTTCTCAGGATATAGCTTATTACTCTTATGAAGAGTCAGAACTTTGGAATGAAATGTACAAAAAATTTAAGAGTTATTTAGAATGA
- a CDS encoding RbsD/FucU family protein yields the protein MLKGIPQILSPELLKVLCEMGHSDRIVLSDGNFPAETMGKNSIVIRCDGHNIPDLLDAILTVFPLDTYIDKPVNLMEVVPGDHVETPIWDTYKEIVKKHDSRGAEAVGNIERFAFYEEAKTAYAIIATGEKALYGNIMLQKGVVV from the coding sequence ATGTTAAAAGGAATACCACAAATTCTATCACCAGAACTATTAAAGGTTTTATGCGAAATGGGGCACAGCGACAGAATAGTTTTATCAGATGGTAACTTCCCTGCTGAGACTATGGGAAAAAACTCAATAGTGATTCGTTGTGATGGACATAATATACCAGACTTATTAGATGCAATTTTAACGGTCTTTCCACTGGATACCTATATAGATAAGCCAGTTAATCTAATGGAAGTTGTACCAGGAGATCATGTAGAAACACCTATTTGGGACACTTATAAAGAAATCGTTAAAAAACATGATTCTCGTGGGGCAGAGGCTGTAGGAAATATAGAAAGATTTGCTTTCTATGAGGAAGCTAAGACAGCTTATGCAATCATAGCAACAGGAGAAAAAGCATTGTATGGAAACATAATGCTTCAAAAGGGCGTTGTAGTTTAA
- a CDS encoding class II aldolase/adducin family protein, translating to MNYMEIREQICDICHKMWQLGWVAANDGNVSVKLEDGTFLATPTGISKCFITPEKLVHINADGEVLDGPEGAKPSSEIKMHLRCYKEREDVGAVVHAHPPTATGYAVAHVDLDRYTMIETVIAIGSIPVTPYGTPSTYEVPDSIAPYLQEHDVLLLANHGALTVGSDLITAYYRMETLELYAKISLTAHLLGGEKEISKENIDTLVGMRPKYGVTGKHPGFKRYRKEK from the coding sequence ATGAATTATATGGAGATAAGAGAACAAATCTGTGACATATGCCATAAGATGTGGCAATTAGGCTGGGTAGCAGCTAACGATGGTAATGTATCTGTAAAACTTGAGGATGGTACATTTTTAGCAACACCAACAGGAATAAGTAAATGCTTTATAACACCAGAAAAGTTAGTTCATATAAATGCTGATGGAGAAGTTCTTGATGGGCCAGAAGGAGCAAAACCTTCTTCAGAAATAAAAATGCATTTAAGATGTTACAAAGAAAGAGAAGATGTAGGAGCAGTTGTACACGCTCATCCACCAACAGCAACTGGATATGCAGTAGCTCACGTGGACTTAGATCGTTACACTATGATTGAAACTGTAATAGCAATTGGTTCTATTCCAGTAACACCATATGGAACACCATCAACTTATGAAGTTCCAGATTCAATAGCGCCATATTTGCAAGAGCATGACGTATTGCTATTAGCTAACCATGGAGCTTTAACCGTTGGTTCTGACTTAATCACTGCATATTACAGAATGGAAACTCTAGAATTGTATGCAAAGATAAGCTTAACTGCTCATCTACTAGGTGGGGAAAAAGAAATTTCAAAGGAAAACATAGATACTCTAGTTGGTATGAGACCTAAGTATGGAGTAACTGGAAAACACCCAGGATTTAAACGTTACAGAAAAGAAAAATAA
- a CDS encoding response regulator: MNIVIVDDHPVVRKGIKFILANEKNIEEVKEASNIEEALNIIKNEEIEIAIIDLVLNKEDGLDIIAKAKELGLGTKFILLSSSISQEDFKRASKLGVDGYILKEAFVEDILYAISIISRGMKYYYSEVLKQNGQLDQNSMINQLTEREKDVLTEIRKGLSNEEIAKVLYISEHTVKKHVSNILSKFNLSNRTQVAFMVNNKLSG; this comes from the coding sequence ATGAATATAGTTATTGTAGATGATCATCCTGTGGTAAGGAAAGGGATTAAATTTATATTGGCCAATGAAAAAAATATTGAAGAAGTTAAAGAGGCTTCAAATATTGAAGAAGCGTTAAACATAATAAAAAATGAAGAGATAGAGATAGCTATAATTGATTTAGTCTTAAATAAGGAAGATGGTTTGGATATTATTGCAAAAGCAAAAGAACTTGGTTTAGGAACTAAGTTTATATTATTAAGTTCTTCTATTTCACAAGAGGATTTTAAAAGAGCATCCAAGTTAGGAGTAGATGGATATATACTAAAGGAAGCTTTTGTTGAAGATATTTTATATGCAATAAGTATAATCAGTAGAGGAATGAAGTATTATTATTCAGAAGTTCTAAAACAAAATGGTCAATTGGATCAAAATAGCATGATTAATCAATTAACCGAAAGAGAAAAGGATGTATTAACGGAAATTAGAAAAGGCTTGAGTAATGAAGAAATAGCTAAGGTTCTATATATATCAGAGCACACGGTAAAAAAACATGTCAGCAATATTTTATCTAAATTTAACCTAAGTAATCGAACTCAAGTAGCTTTTATGGTAAATAATAAGCTCAGTGGGTAG
- the fucO gene encoding lactaldehyde reductase, translating to MANRIVLNETSYFGAGAISVIPQEVTDRQFKKAFVVTDKELLKFNVAQKVTNVLGDAGIPYEIYDNVKPNPTIENVLTGVKAYAVSGADFILAIGGGSSIDTAKGIGIVTNNPDFADVKSLEGVAATKNKSVPIIAVPTTAGTAAEVTINYVITDEDAVKKMVCVDPKDIPVLAIVDPEMMTSMPKGLTAATGMDALTHAIEGYITKGAWVMTDMFELKAIELIAKNLPTAVFEPNNIEARDGMATAQYIAGMGFSNVGLGIVHSMAHQLGAVYDTPHGVANALLLPYVMEYNAPATGEKYKEIARQMGVANVDNMSAEEYRQAAVDAVVTLSKNIGIPQKLVEIGAKEEDLQRLAEMAYADVCTPGNPRDTSVEEILEIYKKAFK from the coding sequence ATGGCAAACCGTATCGTATTAAATGAAACTTCATACTTTGGCGCAGGAGCTATCAGTGTAATTCCACAAGAGGTTACTGACAGACAATTTAAGAAAGCTTTTGTAGTAACTGATAAGGAATTACTAAAATTCAATGTAGCTCAAAAGGTTACAAATGTACTTGGAGATGCAGGGATTCCTTATGAAATATATGACAATGTAAAACCAAATCCAACTATTGAAAATGTACTTACAGGTGTTAAAGCTTACGCAGTATCTGGAGCAGATTTTATTCTTGCAATAGGTGGAGGGTCTTCTATCGATACTGCAAAGGGTATCGGAATCGTTACAAACAATCCTGATTTTGCAGATGTTAAATCTTTAGAAGGTGTAGCAGCAACAAAAAATAAATCAGTTCCAATAATAGCAGTTCCAACAACAGCAGGGACTGCAGCTGAAGTTACTATAAACTATGTAATAACTGATGAAGATGCAGTTAAGAAGATGGTTTGCGTAGATCCTAAGGATATTCCAGTTTTAGCTATAGTAGATCCAGAAATGATGACTTCAATGCCAAAGGGCTTAACAGCAGCAACTGGTATGGATGCTTTAACTCACGCTATTGAAGGTTACATAACTAAAGGTGCTTGGGTTATGACTGATATGTTTGAATTAAAGGCTATCGAACTTATAGCTAAGAATCTTCCAACAGCAGTTTTTGAACCAAATAACATAGAAGCAAGAGATGGAATGGCAACAGCTCAATACATAGCAGGAATGGGCTTCTCAAATGTTGGTCTTGGAATAGTTCACTCAATGGCTCATCAATTAGGTGCAGTTTATGATACACCTCATGGAGTTGCTAATGCGCTTTTATTACCATATGTTATGGAATATAATGCACCAGCTACAGGGGAAAAATACAAAGAAATCGCTCGCCAAATGGGTGTAGCAAATGTAGATAATATGTCTGCAGAAGAATATAGACAAGCAGCTGTAGATGCAGTTGTTACTTTATCAAAGAACATTGGAATACCACAAAAGCTAGTTGAAATTGGAGCAAAGGAAGAAGACTTACAAAGACTTGCTGAAATGGCATATGCAGATGTATGTACTCCAGGAAATCCAAGAGATACTAGTGTTGAAGAAATATTAGAAATATACAAAAAAGCTTTTAAATAA
- a CDS encoding acyltransferase family protein, translating into MNNTRISYIDMLKALGIILVVIGHASLKNPLLIKTIYSFHMPLFFFTSGYLYNYSKYKSNQRIFIISRFKSIVIPYIAGCLFAFWYGSKFAAIPTSPKASIIAILKSNGKGFNTFNTPMWFLPCLFATLVVFSFILSRLHKFSIHKQLLVFTFLAMVGSIIIKKHYIPLNLPWGIDLIPITMFFCFLGFYYRKIENYISAKKNIILLVLSILIFISGLHFNGRIDMMGRYFNNILIFYPTAISGIYITIQIAQLLSYKNVPIFTRIFKYAGANSLMILLLHPWSFSVSTKTLAYIMRNILHITNYNFKEIFYSWFIYIYILSGVLLPLLVTFLFIERNTLQWIFKGSNKK; encoded by the coding sequence TTGAATAATACAAGAATTTCCTATATCGATATGCTTAAAGCATTAGGCATTATATTGGTGGTTATTGGGCATGCTTCCTTAAAAAATCCATTGTTAATTAAAACAATATATTCTTTCCATATGCCACTTTTCTTTTTTACTTCTGGATATTTATACAACTATTCCAAGTATAAATCCAACCAAAGGATTTTTATTATTTCAAGATTTAAAAGTATTGTCATTCCTTATATTGCTGGATGTTTATTTGCGTTCTGGTATGGTTCAAAATTTGCTGCTATACCAACTTCTCCTAAAGCAAGTATTATAGCAATACTTAAATCTAATGGTAAAGGCTTCAATACATTTAATACTCCAATGTGGTTCTTACCGTGTTTATTTGCTACTCTAGTAGTGTTTTCTTTTATTCTTTCTAGGCTTCATAAGTTTTCTATCCATAAGCAACTTTTGGTTTTCACGTTTCTCGCAATGGTAGGCAGTATCATTATTAAAAAACACTATATCCCATTAAATTTACCATGGGGCATAGATCTGATCCCAATAACTATGTTCTTTTGCTTTTTAGGTTTTTATTATAGAAAAATTGAAAACTACATTTCAGCTAAAAAGAATATTATATTATTAGTATTGTCAATTTTAATCTTCATCTCAGGTTTACATTTCAATGGTCGGATAGATATGATGGGCCGTTATTTTAATAATATACTTATTTTTTACCCTACTGCAATAAGCGGGATTTATATTACAATTCAAATAGCACAGCTTTTAAGTTATAAAAATGTTCCGATATTTACTAGGATTTTTAAATATGCTGGAGCTAATTCACTAATGATACTTTTATTACATCCTTGGTCATTTTCTGTTTCTACAAAAACTCTTGCATATATTATGCGTAATATATTGCATATCACTAATTATAACTTCAAAGAGATATTTTATAGTTGGTTTATTTACATTTATATACTCAGCGGTGTCCTATTACCTTTATTAGTTACATTTCTGTTTATAGAAAGAAATACTTTACAATGGATCTTTAAAGGCAGCAATAAAAAATAA
- a CDS encoding response regulator transcription factor, with protein sequence MNYKILIAEDDKDIIDLLKLYLENEKFQVLSAINGEEALEIVENNEIHLAILDIMMPKLNGFELTKKIREISNMPILILSAKNLDSDKILGLDLGADDYLTKPFNPLEIIARVKSSIRRCYNLKADEVASEKENILTVGELSLNTESFMLTKGGNEISITPTEYRILALLMKSPGRVYTKMQIYELIKGEYFESDENTIMVHISKLRDKIEDDSKNPLYIKTIRGLGYKIEKQK encoded by the coding sequence ATGAACTACAAAATTTTAATTGCAGAAGACGATAAAGATATTATAGATCTTTTAAAATTATATCTTGAAAATGAAAAATTTCAGGTTTTGTCTGCCATTAACGGGGAAGAGGCCTTAGAAATTGTTGAAAATAATGAAATTCATCTAGCTATTCTTGACATAATGATGCCAAAATTAAACGGTTTTGAATTAACAAAAAAAATTAGAGAGATAAGTAATATGCCTATTCTAATCCTATCGGCTAAAAATTTGGACAGTGATAAGATTTTAGGACTTGATTTAGGTGCCGATGATTATCTTACAAAGCCATTTAATCCTTTGGAAATTATTGCAAGAGTAAAGTCGTCTATTAGAAGATGCTATAATCTTAAAGCTGATGAAGTAGCATCGGAAAAAGAAAATATTTTAACAGTAGGTGAATTATCGCTTAATACAGAATCCTTTATGTTAACAAAAGGTGGCAATGAAATATCAATTACGCCTACGGAATATCGAATATTAGCGCTATTAATGAAATCTCCAGGGAGAGTATATACAAAAATGCAGATTTACGAATTAATTAAAGGCGAATATTTTGAAAGTGATGAAAATACAATTATGGTACATATATCAAAATTAAGAGATAAAATAGAGGATGATTCTAAAAACCCGTTATATATTAAAACTATAAGGGGGTTAGGATATAAAATTGAAAAACAAAAATAA